The sequence CCAGCTCTCCATGTAGCTCGGCCGGGGAGCGACCGCATGGACGGCGACGACGATCGGCCCGTCGCCGGTGGTGGGCATCGCCACCGCGCTGGGGACGGTGGAGGTGTTGCTGCTGCCGTCGAGGGAGGACTCGATGACGGCGTAGTCGCCGAGCTCCGGCGAGATCAGCAGCGTCGTGGAGCCCGCATCCCACTCGGTGGAGGGGTCTTCGGCGTGATGCGCCCACATCCGGTGCCCGAGATCGCGCATCGCGACGGCGACCCGTTCCCCCGTCTCGATGGTGGTCTCGGGGAGCGCCACGATGTCGGCATCCATCGCCACCGCGATCTTGGCGATCGTGTCGGGAGAGGTGGCCGGGCCGGCGGTGTTCCACGTCATCACCCGCACGCTCGTCTCGGTCTTGACGGGGAGCGGTTCGGTGCCGGTGCTGCCCCGCAGCACGATGATGCCGCCGTTCGCGACCGCCGCGAGCCCGGCCACGAGGGCGAGCGCGAGGGCGAAGCCGCGCACGGGCCGCGCCAGGGCCAGCAGCAGCGCCAGCACGAGGGCGGCGGCGAAGAAGAGGACCACGACCCCGCGGAACGAGACGATCTGCGCGATCGGGAAGAGGCGCTCCACGCGGAAGAACCCGGGCCACGTGACGACCGCCGCCGCGATCGCGCAGAGCACGGTCACGAGGATCCCGAGCAGGCGAAGCACGTCGGCGAGCCTATGCGAGCAGGCTGGGAGATCGGTCAGCACGACCACGCGCGTCGCAGCGATACGCTCGGAGGATGCCGGGCACGCATCGCTTCGAAGGGCCGAGCGACCTGCACCTGCATTCGGCCTACTCCGACGGCACGCAGCCTCCCGCCGAGGTGATGGCCTCCGCGCACGCGCACGGGCTGCGCACGGTGGCGCTCACCGACCACGACACGACCTCGGGCTGGGCGGAGGCGGCCGAGGCGTCGGCATCCCTCGGCATGACCTTCCTGCCGGGGATGGAGCTGTCGGCGCGGCACGAATGGCGCAGCGTCCACGTGCTGGCGTACCTGCCGGACCCCGATGAGCCGGCGCTGCGCGCCGAGACCGCCCGCATCCGCTCGTCGAGGCTCGATCGCGCGCGACTCATGGCCGATCGCATCGCGCGCGACTACGACCTGGTGTGGGACGACATCCTCGCGCAGACCGGGGACGACGCGACGGTCGGCCGCCCCCACATCGCCGACGCGCTCGTCGCGCGGGGCCTCGTGCGCGACCGCGCCGAGGCGTTTGCGGGCATCCTCAGTCCCGCCGGCGACTACTACGTCGCGCTCTACGCGCCGGACCCCGTCACGGCCGTGGAGCTCGTGGTCGGCGCCGGGGGAGTGCCGGTGATCGCGCATCCCGCCGGCCGTGCGGGCCTGCTGCCCGCGAAGCTGCTGGAGCGGATGCTGGATGCCGGCCTCGCCGGGTTCGAGCTCGGTCACCGCGAGAACCGCGAACCGGGACTGCGCACGCTCCGCGAGATGGCCCGGACGCGGGATCTCATCGTGACGGGGTCGAGCGACTACCACGGACTCGGCAAGCCCAACCAGCCGGGCGAGAACACGACGGACGACGTCATGGTCGCCCGCATCATCGAGCGCGCGAGCGGCAACGCCCCCGTCTACCCGTGAGGGAGACGAGGGCGCTGCAGGTCACTCCGGCGTCAGCCGAGGGCCTTCGCCTTGAGAGCGTCGTACTCGGCCTGCGAGATGGTGCCCGCGTCGAGGAGCGACTTCGCCTTGGCGATCTCGTCGGCCGGGCTCGCGCCCGAGGCGCCGCCGGCGACCGACTTGATGTAGGCGTCCTGCGCCTGCTGGATCTGCTGCGCCTCCTTGGCGCTGCG comes from Microbacterium cremeum and encodes:
- a CDS encoding endonuclease/exonuclease/phosphatase family protein, with translation MLRLLGILVTVLCAIAAAVVTWPGFFRVERLFPIAQIVSFRGVVVLFFAAALVLALLLALARPVRGFALALALVAGLAAVANGGIIVLRGSTGTEPLPVKTETSVRVMTWNTAGPATSPDTIAKIAVAMDADIVALPETTIETGERVAVAMRDLGHRMWAHHAEDPSTEWDAGSTTLLISPELGDYAVIESSLDGSSNTSTVPSAVAMPTTGDGPIVVAVHAVAPRPSYMESWRDDLRWLADQCGDANVIMAGDFNATVDHMSGLGIGDATLGHCTDGALATGNGALGTWSVDLPPLLGAPIDHVMASRHWRPSGSVVLRSLDESGSDHRPLIVQYEPAG
- a CDS encoding PHP domain-containing protein → MPGTHRFEGPSDLHLHSAYSDGTQPPAEVMASAHAHGLRTVALTDHDTTSGWAEAAEASASLGMTFLPGMELSARHEWRSVHVLAYLPDPDEPALRAETARIRSSRLDRARLMADRIARDYDLVWDDILAQTGDDATVGRPHIADALVARGLVRDRAEAFAGILSPAGDYYVALYAPDPVTAVELVVGAGGVPVIAHPAGRAGLLPAKLLERMLDAGLAGFELGHRENREPGLRTLREMARTRDLIVTGSSDYHGLGKPNQPGENTTDDVMVARIIERASGNAPVYP